The DNA window CGCACCTCGTGACCACCGGCTCCCTCGGGGTGAGCACCCGCGGGACGCAAGTGACGGCGGACATCTTCGAGCGGTCGGGCACGAGCCTCCGGTTGCTCGTCATCGGCACGATCCTCGGCGCGGTCATCGGCGTCGCCCTCGGCGTCTGGGGCGCCGTCCGCCAGTACCGGGCCAGCGACCAGATCATCACCTACGCCTCGTTCACGATCCTGGCGATGCCGGTGTTCGTCATCGGCGTCGTGCTCATGATCCTGGCGACGACGCTCAACCAGACGGTTGGCACGAACATCATCAACTTCACCGGCGAGTACACCGCCGGCCTCCAAGGCGGCTTCTGGACCCAGCTCGGCGACCGGGCCATGCACCTGCTCCTCCCCACCATCACCCTGACCGTCGGCGCCGTCGCCTCCTACTCCCGGTACCAGCGGAGCGCGATGCTCGACGTGATGAGCGCCGACTACATCCGCACCGCCCGGTCGAAGGGTCGCACCCGCGGCTCGGCGATCATCCGACACGGCGTCCGCGTCGCCCTCATCCCGATGTCCACCTTCTTCGCCTACTCGTTCGGGCTCATCCTCACGGGTGCCAGCGTGACCGAGAACGTGTTCAGCTGGCACGGCATGGGCGAGTACCTCCTCACCAGCGTCTCGAACTCGGACATCAACGCCGCGGCCGGGACCATCCTCTTCACCTCCATCCTCGTCCTCATCGCCGGAACGCTCTCCGACGTGATCTATGCGGCGCTCGACCCGAGAGTGCGGGTGTAACGACATGGCACTGACCGACCCAACGACGCTGACCGTCGGTGAACCCGAGACGATGCG is part of the Plantibacter sp. Leaf314 genome and encodes:
- a CDS encoding ABC transporter permease, which codes for MIGFIARRLVNYLFLSAIATMLGYVLVSMTLQPSARFLGKNPPIPQASIDAALDKMGVNPKVPLLERLWDWVTHLVTTGSLGVSTRGTQVTADIFERSGTSLRLLVIGTILGAVIGVALGVWGAVRQYRASDQIITYASFTILAMPVFVIGVVLMILATTLNQTVGTNIINFTGEYTAGLQGGFWTQLGDRAMHLLLPTITLTVGAVASYSRYQRSAMLDVMSADYIRTARSKGRTRGSAIIRHGVRVALIPMSTFFAYSFGLILTGASVTENVFSWHGMGEYLLTSVSNSDINAAAGTILFTSILVLIAGTLSDVIYAALDPRVRV